A genome region from Pseudomonadota bacterium includes the following:
- a CDS encoding DUF3391 domain-containing protein encodes MESKISTQDLQLNMFVSRLDRPWLGTPFPIEGVWIQDQTTISLLQQHCQYVFIRTDKVREAITSDPERARAKRAQNVVLDRLLSPGGSPLAPPITSVPAPGRIPPPGGTFGGVVEFRPANPTFYEDRTTLEDEYSGAHGVRRELRESLSEFLEDVKYGKAIHIVAVKAAVRGMMESILRNPDSAMWLRLMKDKNAYTHYHHVDTSALAVAMGRHLGFSSGEISNLGLGALLNNIGTANLPSDLLMSSNHLSEEEISLVRRHVESAVALLSKTPGVAKQVIDIIACRHEWFDGGGYPNRLQGPAIPVFARMVAIAEWFDACTSDRLHAPAISPHAALQQLYRQRNTRFQGELVEQFIQTLGVYPTGTLVELTTGEVGVVISQNRVRQLRPRIMVMLGSDKSHYKSYSIVDLFKQATDQSGNPLSIVRAVDPAQYGIETQQFFLSSVCSKLLGHSRGK; translated from the coding sequence ATGGAATCAAAAATCAGCACTCAAGACCTGCAGCTCAACATGTTCGTCTCCCGGCTCGACCGTCCGTGGCTGGGGACGCCTTTCCCGATCGAAGGTGTGTGGATTCAAGACCAAACGACAATAAGTCTTCTGCAACAACACTGTCAGTACGTATTCATCAGGACTGATAAGGTGCGCGAGGCGATCACGAGCGATCCCGAGCGAGCACGGGCCAAACGCGCCCAGAATGTTGTGCTCGATCGGCTGCTATCGCCTGGTGGGTCACCGCTAGCTCCCCCTATTACCTCGGTGCCTGCGCCAGGCCGTATTCCGCCGCCAGGAGGGACCTTCGGTGGCGTAGTGGAATTTCGGCCCGCGAATCCCACGTTTTACGAAGACCGGACGACGCTCGAAGACGAATATAGCGGCGCACACGGTGTGCGGCGCGAACTACGCGAATCGTTAAGCGAGTTCCTGGAGGACGTAAAATACGGAAAGGCGATCCACATCGTTGCCGTAAAAGCAGCGGTGCGCGGAATGATGGAAAGTATCCTGCGAAACCCGGACAGCGCGATGTGGCTTCGGCTCATGAAAGACAAGAATGCCTATACCCATTATCACCACGTTGACACGAGCGCGCTAGCGGTAGCCATGGGACGCCATTTGGGATTCTCGTCGGGCGAGATCTCCAACCTGGGCCTCGGTGCGTTGCTGAACAACATAGGCACCGCAAATCTCCCATCGGACCTGCTAATGAGTTCGAACCATCTGTCGGAGGAGGAGATTAGCCTCGTCAGGCGCCATGTGGAATCGGCCGTAGCGCTTTTGAGCAAAACCCCCGGCGTCGCCAAGCAGGTGATCGACATCATTGCCTGCCGCCACGAGTGGTTTGATGGGGGTGGTTATCCGAACAGGTTGCAGGGGCCGGCAATCCCGGTGTTTGCCCGAATGGTGGCAATCGCCGAGTGGTTTGATGCATGCACGAGCGACCGGCTACATGCCCCCGCGATTTCCCCGCACGCAGCGCTCCAGCAGCTTTACCGGCAGCGCAATACGCGCTTTCAAGGCGAACTTGTAGAGCAGTTCATTCAAACGCTCGGGGTTTACCCGACCGGAACCCTCGTCGAGCTCACCACGGGCGAGGTCGGGGTCGTGATCAGCCAAAACCGCGTGCGCCAGCTTCGGCCCCGGATCATGGTCATGCTGGGATCGGACAAGTCACATTACAAATCGTATTCGATTGTCGATCTTTTCAAACAGGCGACGGATCAATCGGGTAATCCCTTGTCGATCGTGCGTGCGGTGGACCCCGCTCAGTACGGCATCGAAACGCAACAATTCTTCCTCTCGTCCGTCTGTTCAAAGTTATTGGGTCATTCCCGAGGTAAGTGA